One Owenweeksia hongkongensis DSM 17368 genomic region harbors:
- a CDS encoding TonB-dependent receptor, producing the protein MKRLLCTVLLGCGAMFQMMGQGAILKGKISDAVNEEPLPGAEVYLKGTSTGSTSDLEGQYSFNLPEGEHTLVFKFIGYEDQERTVTLKAGQTLVEDVVLSSKYEQLNSVTITGNLQGQSKALNQQRSADNIKNVIASDQMGRFPDPNAAEALQRVSGVNIERDQGEGRYVFVRGLAPQFTNISVNGEQIPSPEADVRFVALDAIPADQLASMEVTKSLTPDMDGDAIGGSVNLITRTAETKKPQIRGSLVGGYNNLRQTPNFQGSLSYGQRFLENNKLGVLLNASYYENELGSDNWEREPFDNEMELRDYELTRTRTGFSSTIDYKFNPNTEVYVKGLYTRFTDREWRRRYVFAPEDDEVSMALKDRFESQTISTVNIGARHNFPRIQVDYEAQYSYGEQNTPYDNELTFVGDISSNLDFSGEYPSLDAPGYLDNSQYGFDEFENGNTLAEDRNLTGKFNIGIPYKTGKNEGLLKFGAKARFKDKSFTIVNNKYEDLGGVPGADSFEEDEASKNFLGDRYEFAAFPDMGNFITYFNDNPAQFELQTEDKAIDEAVEAFEATENVIAAYVMARQQFNKLTVLGGVRYERTEVEYKSNDVVIDAAGDLEAIIPQDGGTDYDYILPQLHFKYALDYYTNIRAAATFSYARPNFSQIVPAQEANLEDNEATVGNAQLKPVDAFNLDLLGEHYFKSVGVLSGGLFYKNLNNFIYNRTIFNASYPLTAVNPIATGVDITQAQNGQQANIYGVELAYQQQLAFLPGLWKNFNVYLNYTYTHSNAKIQARGSSNADDTEDLALPGQAANLGNAALAYENKKFSARVAVNFNGSYLSEIGSSEAEDIYIANRAQLDVSASYTITPKFRVFVEAMNLTNQPFEAYQGSEDVVIQREYYSWWTRVGVKFDL; encoded by the coding sequence ATGAAAAGATTATTATGCACTGTTCTTTTGGGGTGCGGGGCCATGTTTCAAATGATGGGACAAGGGGCTATTCTAAAAGGAAAAATTAGCGATGCGGTGAATGAAGAGCCGCTTCCCGGAGCTGAGGTATACCTTAAGGGAACCTCTACCGGAAGCACTTCCGATTTGGAAGGGCAATACAGCTTTAACCTTCCGGAAGGTGAGCACACCTTGGTTTTTAAGTTTATAGGATATGAAGACCAGGAGCGTACGGTAACCCTAAAGGCAGGGCAAACATTGGTGGAAGATGTAGTTCTTTCTTCTAAATATGAGCAGCTGAATAGTGTAACCATTACGGGAAATCTGCAAGGGCAATCAAAAGCACTTAACCAACAGCGATCTGCGGATAACATTAAGAATGTGATAGCTTCAGATCAAATGGGGCGTTTTCCAGATCCTAATGCTGCTGAGGCTTTGCAGCGTGTTTCGGGTGTAAACATTGAGCGCGACCAAGGAGAAGGACGTTATGTTTTTGTTCGTGGATTGGCGCCACAGTTTACCAATATTAGTGTAAACGGGGAGCAGATTCCTTCGCCTGAAGCGGATGTGCGATTTGTAGCCTTGGATGCAATTCCTGCAGATCAGCTAGCTTCCATGGAGGTTACAAAATCACTTACGCCTGATATGGATGGAGATGCGATTGGTGGTTCTGTAAACTTGATTACACGCACCGCAGAAACTAAGAAACCCCAAATTAGAGGTTCACTTGTGGGTGGTTATAACAACCTTCGTCAAACACCAAATTTTCAAGGGTCACTTTCTTACGGTCAGCGCTTTTTAGAAAACAATAAACTGGGTGTGTTGCTCAACGCCAGTTATTATGAAAATGAGCTAGGATCGGACAACTGGGAGCGCGAGCCTTTTGACAATGAAATGGAGCTTCGCGACTATGAACTTACCAGAACACGTACGGGCTTTAGTAGCACCATAGATTACAAATTCAACCCAAATACGGAAGTTTATGTAAAAGGTTTGTATACACGTTTTACTGATCGCGAATGGAGAAGACGTTACGTTTTTGCACCTGAGGATGATGAGGTGTCGATGGCTTTGAAAGACCGATTTGAATCACAAACAATAAGCACGGTAAACATTGGTGCTCGTCACAATTTTCCGCGTATTCAGGTGGATTATGAAGCACAGTATTCTTACGGTGAGCAAAACACTCCTTATGATAATGAATTGACTTTTGTAGGAGATATTTCAAGTAATCTTGATTTTTCGGGAGAGTATCCGAGCCTTGATGCTCCGGGATATTTAGACAATTCACAATATGGTTTTGACGAATTTGAAAACGGAAACACCTTAGCCGAGGATAGAAACCTTACCGGTAAATTCAATATTGGGATTCCTTACAAAACAGGAAAAAATGAAGGTCTTTTGAAATTTGGTGCAAAAGCCCGTTTTAAAGACAAGTCATTTACCATAGTAAATAATAAGTACGAAGACCTTGGTGGCGTACCCGGAGCGGATTCTTTTGAAGAAGATGAAGCCTCTAAAAACTTTTTGGGAGACCGTTATGAATTTGCGGCATTCCCGGATATGGGTAACTTCATTACCTACTTCAATGACAATCCTGCTCAGTTTGAATTGCAAACTGAAGACAAGGCTATTGACGAAGCAGTGGAAGCTTTTGAGGCTACCGAAAATGTAATTGCAGCTTATGTGATGGCGCGCCAGCAGTTTAATAAGCTTACCGTGCTTGGAGGTGTTCGCTATGAGCGCACCGAAGTGGAGTACAAATCAAACGATGTGGTGATTGATGCGGCTGGTGATTTGGAGGCAATCATCCCGCAGGATGGCGGAACGGACTACGACTACATTTTGCCACAGCTGCATTTTAAGTATGCTTTGGATTATTACACCAACATTAGAGCGGCCGCTACCTTCTCGTATGCTCGCCCCAACTTCTCACAAATTGTACCTGCACAGGAGGCAAATCTAGAGGACAATGAAGCGACCGTTGGAAATGCACAACTAAAACCGGTTGATGCTTTTAACCTTGATCTTTTGGGAGAACATTATTTCAAAAGTGTGGGTGTGCTTTCAGGAGGTTTGTTTTACAAAAATCTGAACAACTTTATTTACAACCGCACTATTTTCAATGCAAGCTATCCGCTTACTGCGGTTAACCCAATTGCTACAGGTGTTGACATTACGCAAGCGCAAAACGGGCAGCAGGCTAATATTTATGGTGTGGAGCTGGCTTATCAGCAGCAGTTGGCTTTCCTTCCGGGATTGTGGAAAAACTTCAATGTTTATTTGAATTATACCTACACGCATTCAAATGCAAAAATTCAAGCCAGAGGCTCTTCCAATGCTGATGATACAGAAGATTTGGCTTTGCCAGGGCAAGCAGCAAATTTGGGTAATGCGGCTTTGGCTTATGAAAATAAGAAGTTTTCAGCTCGTGTGGCGGTAAACTTCAACGGGTCGTACTTGTCAGAGATTGGAAGTTCAGAGGCGGAAGATATTTATATCGCCAACCGTGCCCAGCTTGATGTTTCAGCTTCCTACACCATCACTCCAAAATTCAGAGTGTTTGTAGAAGCAATGAACCTTACCAACCAGCCTTTTGAAGCGTATCAGGGTAGTGAGGATGTAGTTATTCAGCGCGAGTATTACTCATGGTGGACTCGCGTGGGTGTGAAATTCGATTTGTAA
- a CDS encoding phytase: MIKIDFKTVAIAALAISAAACQQNVEAGNTATQEDSTSVVKVVEPVYVSDQVRFDTDDPAIWVNPKDASKSIIFGTDKDENGALFAFDLKGKIIADKVVDSLQRPNNSDVEYGLMAGDSTIDIAVVAERFTHKIRVYRLPDMMPIDNGGIDAFVGEKGEEFRDLMGISSYRNPADGKVYVIVGRKNGPTDGTYLWQYELTANSPESVSAELVRKFGAYSGKKEIEAIAVDDELGYIYYCDENVGVRKYYADPAKGNEELAMFGEGKFADDNEGIAIYKTEGGKGIIFVSDQQATRLAAFPREGADNDAHNHPLLGYAAYKALETDGIEIVSQPLNEDYPKGILVAMSEGKTFHLYSMKDILEALKK; encoded by the coding sequence GTGATAAAGATAGATTTTAAGACAGTGGCCATTGCAGCTTTGGCCATTAGCGCAGCAGCTTGCCAGCAAAATGTAGAAGCCGGAAACACGGCTACTCAAGAGGATAGTACTTCAGTAGTAAAAGTGGTGGAACCGGTTTACGTAAGTGATCAGGTGCGTTTTGATACGGATGATCCTGCTATTTGGGTAAACCCAAAAGATGCTTCGAAGAGCATCATATTTGGAACGGACAAAGACGAAAACGGGGCTCTTTTTGCTTTTGATCTAAAAGGGAAAATTATAGCCGACAAAGTGGTGGATTCACTGCAAAGACCAAACAATTCCGATGTAGAATACGGATTGATGGCAGGTGATTCGACTATTGATATTGCTGTGGTGGCGGAGCGTTTTACGCACAAGATTCGTGTATACCGATTGCCTGATATGATGCCTATTGACAATGGTGGCATTGACGCTTTTGTAGGCGAAAAAGGTGAAGAGTTTCGTGACTTGATGGGCATTAGTAGCTATAGAAACCCGGCTGACGGAAAAGTATATGTGATAGTAGGTCGCAAAAATGGCCCAACCGATGGAACCTATTTGTGGCAGTATGAGCTTACCGCTAATTCTCCTGAAAGTGTGAGTGCAGAGCTGGTTCGCAAGTTTGGAGCTTACAGTGGCAAAAAGGAAATTGAAGCCATAGCTGTAGACGATGAGTTGGGCTACATTTATTATTGTGATGAAAATGTAGGTGTGCGCAAGTACTACGCTGATCCTGCTAAAGGGAATGAAGAACTGGCCATGTTTGGCGAAGGAAAATTTGCGGATGACAATGAAGGTATTGCCATCTACAAAACAGAAGGCGGCAAGGGTATCATTTTCGTGTCAGATCAGCAGGCTACCCGCTTGGCCGCTTTTCCGAGAGAAGGAGCTGATAACGATGCCCACAATCATCCATTGCTTGGCTATGCAGCTTACAAAGCTTTGGAAACGGATGGTATAGAAATAGTGAGCCAGCCGCTTAATGAAGATTACCCTAAAGGAATATTGGTGGCTATGTCAGAAGGAAAGACATTTCACCTGTATAGCATGAAGGATATTTTAGAGGCCCTGAAAAAGTAG
- a CDS encoding NAD(P)-dependent alcohol dehydrogenase codes for MEKMKAAVYTEYGPSSNLTLQEVPKPEPKANQVRVKVHAAAVNDYDWSAVRGKPNVYRLMFGFTKPKRPILGMEMSGVVDAVGSSVQSLKVGDAVYGDISDDNFAAFAEYVCVNPKVLTTKPETLSFAEATALSHASMLAYQGLFDCGNLKENQKILINGAGGGVGTFALQLAKLHNANVTGVDTGNKLNMMRNLGFDHVIDYKKEDFTKSGIEYDLILDAKTTRTPADYSKALKPRGEYITVGGDVSKLLGILIKGPFYKKKMRILALKANKDLDYMHQLIAEGKLKCVLEPKQFTLSQAGEAVQYFGDGLHEGKVIINIAE; via the coding sequence ATGGAAAAGATGAAAGCCGCAGTTTATACTGAATATGGACCTTCCAGCAATTTAACATTACAGGAAGTACCAAAGCCCGAACCCAAGGCAAATCAAGTGCGAGTAAAAGTACACGCTGCCGCGGTGAATGATTATGACTGGAGCGCAGTACGCGGCAAACCAAACGTTTACAGGCTGATGTTTGGTTTTACAAAACCCAAGCGCCCTATCCTTGGTATGGAAATGTCAGGAGTGGTGGATGCTGTAGGTTCATCGGTGCAATCGCTCAAAGTAGGTGATGCCGTGTATGGCGATATTTCGGATGATAATTTTGCCGCTTTCGCGGAATATGTTTGCGTGAACCCAAAGGTGCTTACAACTAAGCCAGAAACTTTGAGTTTTGCTGAAGCTACCGCCTTATCACACGCCAGCATGCTCGCCTACCAAGGGCTTTTTGATTGTGGAAACCTGAAAGAAAACCAAAAGATACTGATAAACGGGGCTGGTGGCGGAGTGGGCACTTTTGCTCTGCAGCTGGCCAAACTGCACAATGCCAATGTAACAGGCGTAGACACAGGCAATAAATTGAACATGATGCGCAACCTTGGCTTTGACCATGTAATAGATTACAAGAAGGAAGACTTTACAAAAAGTGGGATTGAGTACGACCTCATTCTGGATGCAAAAACCACGCGCACACCAGCAGACTATTCAAAAGCCTTAAAACCACGAGGAGAATATATAACCGTGGGTGGTGATGTAAGCAAGCTTTTAGGGATTCTTATAAAAGGGCCGTTTTACAAAAAGAAGATGCGCATACTAGCCCTTAAAGCCAACAAAGACCTAGACTATATGCACCAACTAATAGCCGAGGGAAAACTAAAATGTGTACTTGAACCCAAGCAGTTTACCTTAAGCCAGGCCGGAGAAGCCGTGCAGTATTTTGGCGATGGCCTGCACGAAGGGAAAGTGATTATAAATATTGCGGAGTGA
- a CDS encoding aspartate aminotransferase family protein: MTLVKTKSEELLERRSNVVANGVGVFNTATVREAKGAIIIDEDGRELIDFAGGIGVVNAGHCPEPVVKAIQEQAAKYIHTSFNVVTYEPYIKLCEELAEILPHGEKTKAMLVSTGAEAVENAIKIARQATGKQGVLCFTGAFHGRTMMAMTLTSKINYKTGCGPFAPEVYRLPFPNFYRYSEAKDMDEFVKNELHRLHESSYNLVQPENLAAIILEPVQGEGGFNVVPPKYLEGLREYCTKHNIMLILDEIQSGFARTGKWAAWQHYNVKPDISTYAKSLGSGMPISAILGRAEVMDAAAPGTIGGTYIGNPLSCVAASATIQFMKDENLNERGTEVGNIIRERFLRIMGECSEVGDVRGLGAMVAIEFVKNGDPKKPNAEICSEVIKGCAERGLVLLSAGTFKNVIRVLAPLVITNDQLNQGLDILESEIKKASAKTI; the protein is encoded by the coding sequence ATGACACTGGTAAAAACAAAATCGGAGGAGCTTCTGGAAAGAAGAAGCAATGTAGTGGCGAATGGCGTGGGTGTGTTTAATACCGCCACGGTACGCGAGGCCAAGGGTGCCATAATAATAGATGAGGATGGCCGTGAGTTGATTGACTTTGCTGGAGGTATTGGTGTGGTAAATGCGGGCCATTGCCCTGAGCCTGTGGTGAAAGCCATTCAGGAACAAGCAGCTAAGTATATCCATACTAGTTTTAATGTGGTGACCTACGAGCCTTATATTAAGCTATGTGAGGAGTTAGCTGAAATTTTGCCACATGGCGAAAAGACCAAAGCTATGCTTGTGAGTACCGGAGCCGAGGCGGTAGAAAATGCTATCAAGATTGCGCGTCAGGCTACAGGTAAGCAAGGTGTGCTTTGTTTTACAGGCGCTTTTCATGGGCGTACCATGATGGCGATGACGCTCACTAGTAAAATCAATTACAAAACCGGATGTGGCCCTTTTGCACCTGAGGTTTACAGATTGCCTTTTCCAAACTTTTACAGATATAGTGAAGCGAAGGATATGGATGAGTTTGTGAAAAATGAACTTCATAGACTTCACGAAAGCAGCTACAACCTGGTGCAGCCAGAAAACTTGGCGGCTATCATTTTGGAGCCCGTGCAAGGTGAGGGTGGCTTTAATGTGGTTCCCCCAAAATATCTGGAAGGGCTACGTGAATATTGCACCAAGCATAACATAATGCTTATTCTGGATGAAATTCAAAGTGGATTTGCAAGAACGGGTAAATGGGCAGCTTGGCAACATTATAATGTAAAACCAGACATCAGCACTTATGCTAAGTCTTTGGGTTCAGGTATGCCTATATCGGCAATTCTGGGCCGTGCTGAGGTAATGGACGCAGCTGCTCCCGGAACAATCGGAGGAACATATATTGGTAATCCACTCAGTTGTGTTGCAGCTTCAGCTACCATTCAGTTTATGAAAGATGAAAATCTGAATGAAAGGGGTACGGAAGTAGGGAACATTATACGTGAAAGATTCCTTAGGATAATGGGTGAATGTTCAGAAGTAGGAGATGTGCGTGGTTTGGGAGCCATGGTGGCTATTGAATTTGTGAAAAATGGAGACCCCAAAAAACCCAATGCGGAGATCTGTAGCGAGGTAATAAAAGGCTGTGCTGAGCGTGGCCTTGTTCTATTGAGTGCCGGAACGTTCAAAAATGTAATTCGAGTATTGGCACCACTGGTTATCACTAACGACCAGCTCAATCAAGGTTTAGATATTTTAGAATCAGAAATTAAAAAGGCTTCGGCCAAAACAATATGA